A single uncultured Methanolobus sp. DNA region contains:
- a CDS encoding acetate--CoA ligase alpha subunit, producing the protein MLEKMFNPDSVAVIGASRTEGKVGRAVLENLMQNSELTIIPINPNVDEILGLPCYHNILEVPSEKKVDLAIIVVPAKFVPGSIDECGRAGVENVIIISAGFKEAGIEGARLERECIALCEKYGIKLIGPNCLGIIDTASGLNASFAANMAYKGNIAMMSQSGAICTVTLDWAERIGVGFSKFISLGNKAVLAENDFLKLFETDPSTAVIAAYLEGVKDGPEFIKIAERVSRSKPIVIVKSGRTSVGSKAVSSHTGTLAGSDAAYNAAFKQGGVLRADSLEEMLDYSRAFSFCPLPEGRNIAIVTNAGGLGILTADACYNSGLSIASFEEKTVERLREKLPPAANFYDPVDVLGDAGADLYEHALDVVLDDINVNGIIVLVSPQSMTDVVGIAEKVAAKIKDSKKPILCNFAGGSRIAAGEEILNKHGVPNYSSAERAVASMNALCNYYTIRNHKRGDPAKLKADREYARSFIDTASENKRRMHGLESMDILKAYDIPVVDARIAKTLPDAVKAAEDMGYPIVMKILSPDISHKSDVGGIRLNLKHADDVERSYNSMMSDVRHYMPDATITGVQLQKMISGGKEVIIGMDRDPQFGPLLMFGLGGTYVEFLKDVSFAVAPITESEAKHMVSSIKTYPLIAGVRGEAASDIDSIVQTLLKVSQLVTDFPEILEFEINPLMVMPEGKGCVAMDIRFTLNLNE; encoded by the coding sequence ATGCTGGAGAAAATGTTCAATCCTGATTCTGTAGCCGTTATCGGTGCATCCAGGACAGAAGGAAAAGTAGGGAGAGCTGTACTTGAAAATCTGATGCAGAACAGTGAACTCACTATCATTCCTATCAATCCTAATGTTGACGAGATACTGGGACTTCCGTGTTATCATAACATACTGGAAGTTCCGTCTGAAAAAAAGGTCGACCTCGCAATAATCGTTGTTCCGGCAAAGTTTGTGCCCGGGTCAATTGATGAGTGTGGCAGGGCCGGAGTTGAAAATGTCATAATCATATCTGCCGGTTTCAAGGAAGCTGGTATTGAAGGTGCACGTCTTGAACGCGAATGTATAGCATTATGTGAAAAATATGGAATAAAGCTGATAGGTCCAAACTGCCTTGGTATAATCGATACTGCTTCAGGGCTTAACGCATCTTTTGCAGCCAACATGGCATACAAGGGAAACATAGCCATGATGTCTCAGTCAGGTGCGATATGTACGGTCACCCTGGACTGGGCGGAAAGAATTGGAGTTGGTTTTTCCAAGTTCATAAGCCTTGGTAACAAAGCCGTACTTGCGGAAAATGATTTCCTGAAGTTGTTTGAGACCGATCCGTCAACAGCAGTCATTGCAGCTTACCTTGAAGGTGTAAAAGATGGTCCTGAATTCATTAAGATCGCAGAGAGAGTGTCACGTTCAAAACCAATCGTTATTGTAAAATCAGGACGAACTTCAGTAGGTTCCAAAGCCGTGTCATCCCACACCGGTACACTGGCAGGTTCTGATGCCGCATATAATGCAGCTTTTAAGCAGGGTGGTGTGCTGCGTGCGGATTCTCTTGAGGAAATGCTCGATTACAGCCGTGCTTTCTCGTTTTGTCCTCTGCCGGAAGGCAGGAACATTGCCATAGTCACCAACGCAGGTGGTCTTGGAATCCTGACGGCTGATGCATGTTATAACTCAGGTCTTTCAATTGCATCATTTGAAGAAAAGACCGTGGAAAGACTGAGAGAGAAACTACCACCGGCAGCAAACTTCTACGATCCGGTCGATGTTCTGGGAGATGCAGGCGCAGACCTTTACGAACATGCTCTTGACGTTGTTCTGGATGACATAAACGTAAATGGTATCATCGTTCTTGTTTCACCGCAGTCGATGACAGACGTTGTGGGAATTGCAGAAAAGGTTGCAGCAAAGATCAAGGATTCGAAAAAGCCGATACTCTGTAACTTTGCAGGTGGAAGCAGGATCGCAGCTGGTGAGGAAATCCTCAACAAACACGGAGTTCCAAATTACTCGTCTGCAGAAAGGGCAGTTGCAAGTATGAACGCTCTTTGCAATTATTACACGATCAGGAATCACAAACGTGGTGACCCTGCAAAGTTGAAAGCCGACAGGGAATATGCTCGTTCGTTCATCGATACTGCATCTGAAAACAAAAGAAGGATGCATGGTCTTGAATCAATGGACATACTGAAAGCGTATGACATTCCTGTTGTTGATGCAAGAATCGCAAAAACTCTTCCTGATGCTGTCAAGGCAGCAGAGGATATGGGGTATCCCATTGTTATGAAGATCCTGTCCCCTGATATTTCACATAAAAGTGATGTAGGCGGTATCCGTCTGAATCTTAAACATGCGGACGATGTGGAGCGCTCTTATAATTCTATGATGTCAGATGTGAGACACTACATGCCTGATGCCACTATCACAGGTGTCCAGCTCCAGAAGATGATAAGCGGAGGAAAAGAGGTAATCATCGGAATGGACAGGGATCCGCAATTCGGTCCGCTGCTAATGTTCGGACTTGGCGGAACTTATGTTGAGTTCTTAAAAGATGTTTCGTTTGCAGTTGCTCCTATCACAGAGTCAGAGGCAAAACACATGGTGTCGTCAATTAAGACCTATCCGTTAATTGCAGGTGTAAGAGGTGAGGCGGCATCGGATATCGACTCAATTGTGCAGACTCTGCTGAAAGTGTCACAGCTTGTAACGGATTTTCCGGAAATATTAGAATTTGAAATTAATCCTTTAATGGTAATGCCTGAAGGTAAGGGATGTGTTGCAATGGATATCAGGTTCACACTGAATCTGAATGAGTAA
- a CDS encoding phosphotransacetylase family protein translates to MASILVSSSEEYSGKSSICMGLGKIFQESGLKIGYMKPVGNLLIDVDGSLTDEDSEGIKRLLGIEDPAKYVTPIHLTDSLIDDALKGVEKDLDKRLSDAYSVLSKDKDVVFVEGTGCIGGGSMYGLSDPEVAFKLGIPMLLVTRFDSVSAIDRILCDVRIVGDKAPLTGVILNEVPRNMEDRVTEIVVPFLERKGIKVFGVIYEDHTLRSVFISEIVEDLHAEVLVAPDKLDQLVENYLVGAMEVGSAIKYFRRQPNSVVITGGDRADIQMAAIDSRVKCLILTGNMRPSGAVLASAEEAGIPVILVRGDTMNTIERMENLIGHAHIKQQVKLDRVVELLRNHLDIPAIAESIGVELNE, encoded by the coding sequence ATGGCTTCAATATTGGTTAGTTCATCAGAAGAGTACTCTGGTAAGAGCTCTATATGTATGGGTCTGGGGAAAATATTCCAGGAAAGTGGTTTGAAAATAGGTTACATGAAACCAGTGGGAAATCTCCTGATAGATGTGGACGGTTCACTTACGGATGAAGATTCCGAAGGTATCAAGAGACTTCTGGGAATTGAAGACCCTGCAAAATATGTAACTCCTATTCACCTTACGGACAGCCTCATAGACGATGCTCTCAAAGGTGTTGAGAAAGACCTTGATAAAAGACTTTCAGATGCATATTCTGTACTCTCAAAAGACAAAGATGTTGTATTCGTGGAAGGTACAGGCTGTATCGGAGGCGGTTCAATGTACGGTCTTTCAGACCCGGAAGTTGCATTCAAACTTGGAATACCAATGCTGCTTGTTACACGTTTTGATTCGGTTTCTGCAATTGACAGGATACTTTGTGATGTGCGCATCGTTGGTGACAAAGCCCCGCTGACAGGTGTGATACTCAACGAAGTTCCACGCAACATGGAAGACAGGGTAACTGAGATAGTTGTTCCTTTCCTTGAGCGCAAAGGCATAAAGGTATTCGGAGTTATTTACGAAGATCATACCCTGCGTTCAGTATTTATTTCCGAAATTGTTGAAGATCTTCATGCAGAAGTTCTTGTAGCTCCCGATAAACTGGACCAGCTTGTTGAGAATTATCTTGTAGGTGCAATGGAAGTCGGTTCTGCGATAAAATACTTCAGACGGCAACCAAACAGTGTTGTTATCACCGGTGGTGACAGGGCAGATATACAGATGGCTGCAATCGATTCAAGAGTAAAATGCCTGATCCTCACTGGAAATATGCGCCCAAGTGGTGCTGTTCTTGCAAGCGCAGAGGAAGCAGGAATTCCTGTGATCCTTGTGCGTGGTGATACCATGAACACCATTGAGAGAATGGAAAACCTGATAGGTCATGCTCATATAAAACAGCAGGTAAAGCTTGACAGGGTTGTCGAGCTTTTGAGAAATCATCTTGATATTCCTGCTATTGCAGAAAGTATCGGTGTCGAATTAAATGAATAA
- the acs gene encoding acetate--CoA ligase — translation MGEKSDKSQESGALFKAPEDFASNANINDPDIYRIADEDPEGFWEKNAENIEWYRKWDKVLEWEPPHSKWFVGGKLNACYNCLDVNLKERADKNALIWESEGGEIRKYTYRELLEEVCKFANVLKDLGVKKGDIVTIYLPMIPQVIISMLACARIGAPHSVVFAAFSGESLATRIGNANSRVLITCDGYSRRGKVVEQKNKVDDGIRSCGIVDKVIVVKHQDNDVQMKEGRDLWWHDVMEGADTSCEPEVMDSEDMLFLMYTSGTTGKPKGIVHTTGGYMVATKTTSKFIFDLKENDIYWCTADCGWITGHSYIVYGPLANGTTLVTYEGAPDYPDKDRYWDIIERHKVTILYTAPTAIRTFMKWGPSWPKMHDISTLRLIGSVGEPINPGAWIWYHENIGLGKCPVVDTWWQTETGMIMISALPGITTTKPGSATMAFPGIKAAVLDDKGNEVAPDENGYLAILNPWPSMVRTVFGNEERFIETYWSKWDNKTYFAGDGAKKDKDGYFWIIGRVDDVIKVSGHRIGSAEFESIMVSHPSVAEAGVVGKEDELRGEVIYCYVTLRTGVEESDDIKKELRTYVERNIGPFARPKHIIFADDLPKTRSGKIMRRVLKAIANEKDPGDLTTLQDPDVVQALKEKTMKLEN, via the coding sequence ATGGGAGAAAAATCAGACAAATCTCAAGAAAGCGGAGCTCTGTTCAAAGCACCGGAAGATTTTGCCTCGAATGCAAATATAAATGACCCAGATATTTATAGAATCGCTGATGAAGACCCGGAGGGATTCTGGGAAAAGAATGCGGAGAACATTGAGTGGTACAGAAAATGGGATAAAGTTCTGGAATGGGAACCTCCGCACTCAAAGTGGTTCGTTGGAGGAAAACTCAATGCCTGTTACAACTGTCTTGATGTGAACCTAAAGGAACGTGCTGACAAGAATGCGCTTATATGGGAATCCGAAGGCGGCGAGATTCGCAAATATACTTACAGAGAACTACTTGAAGAGGTCTGTAAATTTGCAAACGTTCTCAAAGACCTCGGGGTCAAAAAAGGAGACATTGTCACTATATATCTACCAATGATACCTCAGGTAATCATTTCCATGCTGGCATGTGCGCGTATAGGAGCACCGCATAGTGTTGTTTTTGCAGCTTTCTCCGGTGAATCTCTTGCAACCAGAATTGGAAATGCAAATAGTCGAGTCCTGATCACCTGTGACGGATACTCACGCCGTGGAAAAGTCGTTGAACAGAAGAACAAGGTCGATGACGGTATTCGCTCCTGTGGAATTGTGGACAAAGTTATTGTCGTTAAGCATCAGGACAACGACGTTCAGATGAAAGAAGGAAGAGACCTCTGGTGGCATGATGTCATGGAAGGAGCAGACACTTCATGTGAACCTGAGGTTATGGATTCCGAAGATATGCTCTTTTTGATGTATACCAGCGGTACTACAGGAAAACCAAAGGGAATAGTACACACCACCGGCGGATACATGGTTGCAACCAAAACAACAAGCAAATTCATCTTCGATCTGAAAGAAAACGATATCTACTGGTGTACGGCAGATTGTGGATGGATCACAGGACATTCATACATCGTTTACGGACCACTTGCCAACGGTACCACCCTTGTAACTTATGAAGGTGCACCGGATTATCCTGATAAGGACAGGTACTGGGACATTATTGAGAGACATAAAGTTACGATACTTTACACTGCACCGACAGCCATCAGGACATTCATGAAATGGGGACCTTCATGGCCCAAGATGCATGACATATCAACACTCAGGCTTATCGGTTCTGTAGGTGAACCAATCAATCCGGGCGCATGGATTTGGTATCATGAGAATATAGGACTTGGAAAATGTCCTGTTGTCGATACCTGGTGGCAAACCGAAACCGGAATGATAATGATATCAGCACTTCCGGGAATAACAACAACAAAGCCTGGAAGTGCCACCATGGCATTTCCGGGAATTAAAGCAGCAGTCCTTGATGATAAAGGAAACGAAGTTGCACCCGATGAAAATGGTTATCTTGCAATCCTGAATCCGTGGCCAAGCATGGTTCGCACAGTGTTTGGGAATGAGGAGCGTTTCATTGAAACATACTGGAGCAAATGGGACAACAAGACCTATTTTGCCGGTGATGGTGCAAAGAAAGACAAAGATGGTTACTTCTGGATAATTGGCCGTGTGGATGATGTCATCAAAGTTTCAGGACACCGTATCGGAAGTGCAGAGTTTGAAAGTATCATGGTGTCACATCCTTCGGTTGCTGAAGCAGGAGTTGTTGGAAAGGAAGATGAACTCAGAGGCGAGGTCATCTACTGCTATGTGACCCTCAGGACTGGTGTTGAGGAAAGCGACGACATTAAGAAAGAGCTCAGAACCTATGTTGAAAGGAACATTGGTCCCTTTGCACGTCCAAAACATATCATATTTGCAGATGACCTGCCAAAAACAAGAAGTGGCAAGATCATGAGGAGAGTGCTAAAGGCAATTGCAAACGAGAAAGACCCTGGGGATCTGACAACTTTGCAGGATCCTGATGTTGTTCAGGCACTGAAGGAAAAAACCATGAAACTGGAAAATTAA
- a CDS encoding flavodoxin family protein, translating to MKILGISGSPKVGQNNDTLIRKVLEIAAERGFETDAVFLSESKVAPCTACGVCAKGERCVIDDDMQPIYDKLVEADAIVVSSPVYFGTMTAQLKALCDRSVVHRRQGFRLSNKLGAAMAIGGSRNGGQEKTIQTIHEWMHIHGMIVVGDGGHFGGILQKPAAEDEEGMKTAVDTINKVCDVLEMMKK from the coding sequence ATGAAGATACTCGGAATATCAGGAAGCCCAAAAGTTGGCCAGAACAATGATACTTTGATAAGAAAAGTGCTTGAGATCGCAGCTGAAAGAGGATTTGAGACTGATGCAGTCTTCCTCTCTGAATCAAAGGTTGCTCCATGTACTGCATGCGGAGTTTGCGCAAAAGGAGAAAGATGCGTAATTGACGATGACATGCAGCCAATATATGACAAGCTTGTGGAAGCAGACGCAATTGTGGTTTCTTCCCCGGTCTACTTCGGAACCATGACCGCACAGCTTAAAGCACTCTGTGACAGAAGCGTTGTCCACAGAAGACAGGGATTCAGACTCAGCAACAAACTCGGTGCAGCAATGGCGATCGGCGGTTCAAGGAATGGCGGCCAGGAAAAAACTATCCAGACAATCCACGAGTGGATGCACATCCACGGAATGATAGTTGTCGGAGACGGCGGACACTTCGGTGGAATTCTCCAGAAACCTGCTGCAGAAGACGAAGAAGGCATGAAAACAGCAGTTGACACAATAAACAAAGTATGCGATGTCCTTGAAATGATGAAGAAATGA
- a CDS encoding phosphoglycerate kinase, translating to MFKRSGDGILTSRDYLTIDDFDVDGKTILVRVDLNTPMDTEGNILDDMRIKSHIPTIKDLADAKVVLMAHQSRAGKKDFTTMKPHAQRMSHYLRKEVKYVDDIFGTYARSSISSMENGNVILLENVRFYSEESIEKPASEHANTHMVKKLAPLIDIFLNDAFAVSHRSHLSIMGFTEILPTGAGRVMEKEIASLDRGIKGGERPCIFVLGGAKVDDSLKVAENVLINGGADRVLVTGVVANVMLAASGVDIGSANLDFIESQGYTDQIERGKQVLEKFNGKIGLPVDVAFNDGGKRVEAQVSELPNGNLPINDIGLETIVAFSEEIKNAKTVVLNGPAGLSEVEPFALGTHEIIKAAVNSEYSIAGGGHISAEIRNLGYENEFSHLSTGGGACIDYLAGEILPGIEALKIAAARYRLNR from the coding sequence ATGTTTAAAAGAAGCGGTGATGGAATTTTGACTAGCAGGGACTATCTTACTATTGATGATTTTGATGTGGACGGCAAGACCATACTTGTGAGAGTGGATCTGAATACTCCTATGGATACGGAAGGTAACATTCTCGATGATATGAGAATAAAGAGCCATATTCCTACCATAAAGGATCTTGCGGACGCAAAGGTCGTACTCATGGCTCACCAGAGCCGTGCAGGTAAAAAAGACTTCACTACAATGAAACCACACGCTCAGCGCATGTCGCATTATCTCAGGAAAGAGGTAAAGTATGTAGACGATATTTTCGGCACATATGCGCGTTCTTCTATTTCCTCGATGGAAAATGGCAATGTGATATTGCTTGAGAATGTAAGGTTCTATTCCGAAGAAAGCATCGAAAAACCAGCTTCTGAGCATGCAAATACCCATATGGTGAAAAAACTTGCACCTCTTATTGATATTTTCCTCAATGACGCTTTTGCAGTTTCCCACAGAAGTCATTTATCCATAATGGGTTTCACTGAGATCCTGCCAACAGGTGCCGGAAGGGTGATGGAGAAGGAAATCGCTTCCCTTGACAGAGGTATAAAAGGCGGCGAAAGACCGTGTATCTTTGTTCTTGGCGGTGCAAAGGTCGACGATTCCCTCAAAGTTGCTGAGAATGTCCTTATCAATGGCGGTGCTGACAGGGTGCTTGTCACAGGTGTCGTGGCAAATGTAATGCTTGCCGCATCAGGTGTCGATATTGGTTCCGCGAACCTGGATTTCATCGAATCACAGGGTTACACCGACCAGATCGAAAGGGGAAAACAGGTTCTTGAAAAGTTCAATGGGAAGATCGGTCTTCCTGTTGATGTTGCTTTTAATGATGGTGGTAAACGCGTGGAAGCACAGGTCAGCGAACTTCCAAACGGAAACCTTCCAATAAATGACATTGGTCTTGAGACCATTGTTGCTTTTTCTGAAGAGATAAAGAACGCAAAGACCGTTGTACTCAATGGTCCTGCAGGTCTTTCTGAGGTTGAGCCGTTTGCGCTTGGTACACATGAGATCATCAAGGCTGCTGTAAATTCTGAATATTCAATTGCAGGTGGCGGTCACATCTCCGCAGAGATAAGGAACCTCGGTTACGAGAACGAGTTCTCACACTTAAGTACCGGTGGTGGAGCCTGTATCGATTACCTCGCAGGTGAGATTCTCCCGGGTATTGAAGCCCTGAAAATTGCCGCTGCTCGATACAGACTTAACAGATAA
- a CDS encoding TIGR00296 family protein, with protein sequence MLSDTEGQAAVQLARDAIELYLRTGEMMDGSEIQLPAIFNEVRGVFVTLTKNHDLRGCIGHPYADSSLRHAITDSALSAALRDPRFPPVRKAEMNDISVEVTILTKPELVDVPPKDLPSSIKIGRHGLIVKSGYRQGLLLPQVAPENDFDEIEFLNHTCIKAGLPHDAWVTGAEVYAFEGQIFTESEPGGKVTEKDFKEGSCSGK encoded by the coding sequence TTGCTATCAGATACCGAAGGTCAGGCGGCTGTGCAACTTGCAAGGGATGCCATTGAACTATATTTGAGAACAGGCGAGATGATGGACGGTTCAGAGATCCAGCTCCCTGCTATATTCAATGAAGTAAGGGGAGTTTTTGTAACCCTTACCAAAAACCACGACCTGCGCGGTTGTATCGGTCATCCGTATGCCGATTCTTCATTAAGACATGCAATAACGGATTCTGCTCTTTCAGCAGCGCTTCGTGACCCAAGATTCCCTCCGGTTAGAAAAGCAGAGATGAATGATATTTCTGTGGAAGTTACTATACTCACAAAACCTGAACTGGTTGATGTTCCGCCAAAGGACCTGCCATCCTCAATTAAGATCGGCAGGCACGGACTTATTGTAAAAAGCGGATACCGACAGGGTCTGCTATTACCACAGGTCGCTCCAGAGAATGATTTTGACGAAATAGAGTTCCTGAACCATACATGCATAAAAGCAGGTCTTCCTCATGATGCATGGGTTACAGGCGCTGAAGTTTATGCTTTTGAAGGTCAGATATTTACAGAATCTGAACCCGGCGGCAAAGTCACAGAAAAAGATTTCAAAGAAGGGTCATGTTCAGGTAAATAA
- a CDS encoding nucleoside 2-deoxyribosyltransferase, which translates to MDGKKQIYLAGPLFSQAERDFNVLLRDKLVEMGFSVFLPQEDGNDTESSRMEDRQKNIFDNDVRGIDTSDIVLAVLDGGSDVDSGTAWEMGYAYAKGIPVLGLKTDFRTFGDEGIVNLMMEMAVEALERDVDSIIKVLENYL; encoded by the coding sequence ATGGATGGAAAAAAACAGATATACTTAGCAGGGCCACTTTTTTCACAGGCGGAGAGGGATTTTAACGTACTGCTCAGGGACAAACTGGTTGAAATGGGATTCTCTGTTTTCCTGCCACAGGAGGATGGCAATGATACTGAATCAAGCCGTATGGAGGACAGGCAGAAAAACATCTTTGATAATGATGTAAGGGGAATTGATACCTCCGATATTGTACTGGCAGTACTTGACGGCGGCAGCGATGTGGATTCAGGAACAGCATGGGAAATGGGTTATGCATATGCAAAAGGAATTCCAGTTCTTGGACTTAAGACCGATTTCAGGACATTTGGTGACGAAGGTATTGTTAACCTGATGATGGAAATGGCAGTCGAAGCACTTGAAAGAGATGTTGATTCCATTATCAAGGTACTTGAAAACTACCTTTAG